A portion of the Glycine max cultivar Williams 82 chromosome 10, Glycine_max_v4.0, whole genome shotgun sequence genome contains these proteins:
- the LOC121172967 gene encoding protein MAIN-LIKE 1-like, with amino-acid sequence MEPVAQQEVHPLLPRILLISPTKPFFFLAFSLQPFFFLALSSSSSSSATNHREGSHVAVKRSHEPRTSVHRRASSASVVEVTGRGVGRGDRHDSNDAPQRRQPTAFARRQRVAVTADHVDEPVIPVPDVQDDPMEAPAAVEDIPADIPANAGAEAAEDQPQGFPGGPSDPSVLTAYADHVACSVWTGEERPELKLSSHGRKVHSLGRPVPAIEGLIAGTGLSPLIAYSVDTGDWGFLSAFVERWHRETSSFHLPVGELTITLDNISSLLHLPVIGDFHAFEPLHVDDAVQMLVDLLMVSPEFARAETVQCCGPYVRLQWSATNVHVVYLEALRDLSMTERYAWGVAALVHMYDQLNDASMSHSQQLGGYITLLQDYGEASPRACRWIATKKTVKSICTPSYRERLDRLRIPDVCWIPYGEHREVRDFHVRSCYSGLLRWRPVAVYYRPERFVRQFGYTQTIPAPPVDSWVSYDDIHDRWMHYEDHIVPAGEVCVVLGACSSDYIDWFFRISHPFMTPGHALDPLPHGHAPQPRVVPQAPQTNILSVPEPGASSTFAEESRHAVEVCDDIAERLERHLSLGVVTPDSSTYEVIEKCLRLARSVTQDHLVYVRCRRRWRTDQT; translated from the exons ATGGAACCAGTAGCACAACAAGAGGTTCAT CCTCTTCTTCCTCGTATTCTTCTTATTTCCCCCACAAAGCCATTCTTCTTCCTCGCATTCTCCTTGCAGCCATTCTTCTTCCTCGCGctatcatcttcttcttcttcctcggccACGAACCACCGTGAAGGGAGTCATGTTGCCGTCAAGAGGAGCCATGAACCACGAACCAGCGTCCACCGTCGAGCATCGTCAGCATCGGTCGTCGAG GTCACTGGCAGAGGTGTGGGCAGAGGAGATCGTCATGATTCCAATGATGCTCCGCAGCGTCGACAGCCTACTGCATTCGCACGGAGGCAGCGAGTCGCTGTGACTGCGGATCACGTCGATGAGCCAGTCATCCCTGTGCCAGATGTTCAGGATGACCCGATGGAGGCACCAGCTGCTGTGGAGGACATTCCTGCGGACATTCCTGCGAACGCAGGTGCAGAGGCGGCTGAGGATCAGCCTCAGGGATTTCCGGGTGGTCCGAGCGACCCATCCGTGTTGACAGCGTATGCGGATCATGTTGCTTGCAGCGTATGGACGGGAGAg gagcgtcctgaattgaagttatcCTCTCATGGGAGGAAGGTCCACAGTTTAGGTAGGCCTGTCCCTGCCATTGAGGGACTTATTGCTGGTACAGGACTAAGTCCTCTGATCGCGTATTCGGTAGACACCGGCGATTGGGGATTTTTGTCCGCGTTTGTGGAGCGGTGGCACCGGGAGACATCTAGTTTTCATCTCCCGGTGGGAGAGCTCACCATcacattggacaacatctcctCTCTTCTCCATCTTCCCGTTATAGGCGACTTTCACGCATTTGAGCCCTTGCACGTGGATGATGCGGTTCAGATGCTGGTGGACTTGTTGATGGTGTCTCCAGAGTTTGCTAGGGCTGAGACAGTCCAGTGTTGCGGACCGTACGTACGCCTGCAATGG agtgcaaccaatgTCCATGTTGTCTACTTGGAGGCCCTTCGTGACCTCAGTATGACAGAGAGGTACGCTTGGGGAGTGGCTGCTTTGGTTCATATGTACGACCAGCTGAACGATGCATCCATGAGCCACAGTCAACAGCTTGGCGGTTACATCACACTGCTGCAg GACTACGGCGAGGCTTCTCCGCGTGCGTGCAGGTGGATTGCGACAAAGAAGACCGTGAAGAGCATTTGCACGCCGTCATACAGGGAGCGCCTGGACCGACTCCGGATTCCGGATGTCTGTTGGATCCCGTATGGGGAGCATCGGGAGGTCCGGGACTTCCACGTCAGATCATGTTATTCCGGTCTCTTGCGCTGGAGGCCTGTTGCTGTTTATTACCGACCGGAGAGGTTCGTGCGGCAGTTTGGTTACACGCAGACCATTCCTGCTCCTCCTGTCGATTCATGGGTCTCGTATGATGATATACAcgacaggtggatgcactacGAGGATCATATCGTACCTGCAGGTGAGGTGTGCGTTGTGCTAGGGGCGTGTTCCAGTGACTACATCGACTGGTTCTTCCGCATCTCCcatcctttcatgacaccaGGCCACGCATTAGATCCTCTGCCTCATGGTCACGCCCCGCAGCCTCGAGTCGTCCCTCAGGCCCCGCAGACGAATATCCTTAGCGTGCCGGAGCCAGGAGCATCGTCGACATTTGCGGAGGAGTccagacatgcagtg GAAGTTTGTGATGACATTGCTGAGAGGTTGGAGCGCCATTTGAGTCTAGGGGTGGTCACGCCTGACTCATCGACATATGAGGTGATCGAAAAATGCCTCAGATTGGCCAGGAGTGTGACACAGGACCATCTAGTATACGTTAGGTGTAGACGCAGGTGGCGCACTGATCAGACTTAG
- the LOC100819792 gene encoding calcium-dependent protein kinase 1 — MGNTCVGPSISKNGFVQSVSAAIWRSQLPEGSVSNRESVKEEATSVPESPLPVQNKPPEQITMPKQEAKQEGKSEIEPEKEQDKKKQKKRGSVKRVSSAGLRVDSVLQRETDNFKEFFTLGRKLGQGQFGTTFLCVEKATGQEYACKSIAKRKLVTDDDVEDVRREIQIMHHLAGHPNVISIKGAYEDAVAVHVVMELCAGGELFDRIIQRGHYTERQAAKLTKTIVGVVEACHSLGVMHRDLKPENFLFVNQHEDSLLKTIDFGLSVFFKPGDIFNDVVGSPYYVAPDVLRKRYGPEADVWSAGVILYILLSGVPPFWAENEQGIFEQVLRGDLDFSSDPWPSISESAKDLVRKMLVRDPRRRLTAHQVLCHPWIQVDGVAPDKPLDSAVLSRLKQFSAMNKLKKMALIIIAESLSEEEIAGLKEMFKMIDADNSGQITFEELKAGLKRVGANLKESEIYDLMQAADVDNSGTIDYGEFLAATLHRNKIEREDNLFAAFSYFDKDGSGYITQEELQQACDEFGIKDVRLEEIIKEIDEDNDGRIDYNEFVAMMQKGNLPAVGKKGLENSFSVKFREALKL; from the exons ATGGGGAACACGTGTGTTGGTCCTAGCATTTCAAAAAATGGTTTTGTTCAATCAGTTTCTGCGGCGATTTGGCGGTCCCAATTGCCTGAAGGTTCAGTGTCTAATAGAGAATCTGTAAAAGAGGAAGCAACTAGTGTGCCCGAATCGCCCTTGCCTGTCCAAAACAAGCCTCCTGAGCAGATAACTATGCCGAAACAAGAAGCCAAACAAGAGGGAAAATCAGAAATAGAACCGGAAAAGGAACAGGATAAGAAGAAACAGAAGAAACGTGGTTCAGTGAAGAGAGTTTCTAGCGCAGGGCTTCGTGTTGATTCTGTGTTGCAAAGAGAGACCGATAATTTCAAGGAGTTCTTCACTCTTGGGAGAAAACTTGGACAGGGTCAGTTCGGGACAACGTTCTTGTGCGTGGAAAAGGCAACAGGGCAGGAGTACGCCTGCAAATCTATTGCAAAGAGGAAGCTCGTCACCGATGATGATGTCGAGGATGTGAGAAGAGAAATTCAGATAATGCACCACTTGGCCGGGCATCCTAATGTTATATCCATCAAAGGTGCATATGAGGATGCCGTGGCTGTTCATGTTGTGATGGAATTATGTGCAGGTGGAGAGCTTTTCGATAGGATTATTCAGCGTGGCCATTATACCGAGAGACAGGCAGCCAAGCTTACTAAGACTATAGTTGGCGTTGTGGAAGCTTGCCATTCTCTTGGTGTGATGCACAGAGACCTTAAACCTGAGAATTTTCTCTTTGTCAATCAGCACGAGGATTCCCTTCTCAAAACCATTGACTTTGGATTATCTGTCTTCTTTAAGCCAG GTGATATATTTAATGATGTGGTGGGCAGCCCATACTATGTTGCCCCGGATGTTTTGCGAAAGCGTTATGGTCCTGAGGCAGATGTTTGGAGTGCTGGTGTTATCCTTTACATTCTTTTGAGTGGAGTACCTCCATTTTGGGCTG AAAACGAACAAGGAATATTTGAACAAGTTCTGCGTGGTGATCTTGACTTTTCTTCTGATCCCTGGCCTTCAATTTCTGAAAGTGCAAAAGATTTAGTAAGAAAAATGCTTGTTCGCGACCCTAGAAGGCGGTTGACTGCACATCAAGTATTAT GTCATCCTTGGATTCAAGTTGATGGTGTAGCTCCTGACAAGCCACTTGATTCTGCCGTATTAAGTCGCTTGAAGCAATTTTCTGCTATGAACAAGCTCAAAAAAATGGCCCTTATA ATTATTGCAGAGAGCTTATCTGAAGAAGAAATAGCTGGCTTAAAAGAAATGTTCAAGATGATAGATGCAGATAACAGTGGTCAAATCACTTTTGAAGAACTTAAAGCTGGTTTGAAAAGAGTCGGCGCTAATCTTAAGGAGtctgaaatttatgatttaatgcAAGCA GCTGATGTTGATAACAGTGGGACAATTGATTACGGCGAGTTCCTTGCTGCAACGTTGCACCGCAACAAAATTGAAAGAGAAGATAATCTATTTGCAGCCTTTTCTTACTTTGATAAAGATGGAAGTGGCTATATTACTCAGGAAGAACTTCAACAGGCTTGTGATGAGTTTGGCATAAAAGATGTCCGTTTGGAAGAGATAATCAAGGAAATTGATGAAGATAAT GATGGACGCATAGATTACAATGAGTTTGTGGCTATGATGCAGAAAGGAAATCTTCCAGCGGTTGGTAAGAAGGGCCTAGAAAATAGCTTCAGCGTTAAGTTCAGGGAGGCATTAAAATTGTAG
- the LOC100805910 gene encoding protein VASCULAR ASSOCIATED DEATH 1, chloroplastic isoform X2, which yields MASTVVAAAARSDVPPRQPVVDPSPSSSPDNAANRSDSFNSSPNHFSDAEIQLQTPDVLKSEEYRQLFRLPQEEVLIEDFNCALQENLLIQGHMYLFVNFICFYSNIFGYETKKIIPFPEVTSVRRAKTAGLFPNAIEILAGNKKYFFASFLSRDEAFRIINEGWSRQGNGAIAIMEQKESMSESSSQENGFVAVENVKSSDITDNGSLSTDLSKDTTLTSIVGDDPVSTADSEKQCSVKQVAEPELNNDAPSAASVSWKWNEEDIDAPSILEAYTCVADSVFPMKVEDFFRYLFSDDALNFLESFRQKCGDKDFRCSPWHPQEKFGYARELSFQHPIKIYLGAKFGGCHEVQKFRVYRNSHLVIETSQEVSDVPYADYFRVEGLWSVERDKDESKECCTLRVYVNVAFSKKTIWKGKIIQSTIEECRDAYATWINMAHEMLKQKNLEKQAQNGEINLDREVKTRESSEGSPEQSNPTKILATSNAFDAATHNVGSHLQGNFIEPSSVSLFKEFMTKFRSSLRSHSNLSLLLITIVALIFFIQFSILVLLARPQHIHMNTPVDIMNRMNNEVTRSPSDIAWLEKRIHHLKDEMYMVESRLERMRYEHLLLKKQLKDLEH from the exons ATGGCTTCCACGGTTGTTGCCGCCGCTGCCAGGAGTGACGTGCCGCCGCGGCAGCCGGTGGTGGATCCTTCGCCGTCGTCGTCCCCCGACAACGCCGCTAATCGGAGCGATTCCTTCAATTCCTCGCCCAACCACTTCTCCGATGCTGAAATTCAG ttaCAAACTCCAGACGTATTGAAGAGTGAAGAGTATCGACAATTGTTCCGTCTTCCACAGGAGGAA GTCCTTATTGAAGATTTTAATTGTGCCCTCCAGGAAAACCTACTTATTCAG GGTCATATGTACCTCTTTGTCAACTTCATTTGTTTCTACTCAAACATATTTGGATATGAGACAAAG AAAATAATCCCATTCCCTGAAGTCACGAGTGTAAGGAGGGCAAAGACGGCTGGGCTCTTTCCCAATGCCATTGAGATTCTTGCTGGAAACAAGAAG tACTTCTTTGCATCCTTCCTATCCCGTGATGAAGCTTTCAGGATTATTAATGAGGGATGGTCGCGACAGGGCAATGGAGCCATAGCAATTATGGAACAGAAG GAATCAATGTCTGAGTCCAGCAGCCAAGAGAATGGATTTGTAGCTGTTGAAAATGTCAAAAGTTCTGATATAACTGACAACGGATCACTTTCTACTGATCT GAGCAAAGATACGACGCTTACATCCATTGTTGGGGATGATCCTGTATCGACGGCAGATTCAGAGAAGCAATGCAGTGTAAAACAGGTTGCTGAACCTGAACTGAATAATGATGCCCCAAGTGCTGCAAGTGTGAGTTGGAAGTGGAACGAGGAGGATATTGATGCCCCATCAA TTCTTGAAGCATATACATGTGTTGCAGATTCAGTGTTTCCG ATGAAGGTTGAAGACTTCTTTAGGTACTTATTCTCAGATGATGCTCTAaattttcttgagtcttttcgCCAAAAGTGTGGTGATAAAG aCTTTAGGTGTTCTCCGTGGCATCCTCAAGAGAAATTTGGGTATGCTCGTGAACTGTCATTTCAACATccaataaaaatttatcttg GAGCGAAATTTGGTGGCTGCCATGAGGTCCAGAAATTTCGTGTTTATAGGAACAG TCATTTGGTTATCGAGACGTCGCAAGAAGTCAGTGATGTACCTTATGCAGATTATTTCCGGGTTGAG GGACTGTGGAGTGtagagagagacaaggatgaaTCAAAAGAATGCTGCACTTTGCGGGTATATGTGAATGTggcattttctaaaaaaactatttggAAAG GCAAAATAATACAATCAACAATTGAAGAATGTCGAGATGCTTATGCGACATGGATAAACATG GCACATGAAATGTTGAAGCAGAAGAACCTTGAAAAACAAG CTCAAAATGGTGAAATCAATTTAGATAGAGAAGTGAAGACTAGAGAATCTTCAGAAGGGTCACCGGAGCAAAGTAACCCTACAAAGATACTAGCTACATCCAATGCCTTTGATGCTGCTACCCACAATGTCGGCTCTCACTTGCAGGGAAATTTCATCGAACCATCATCTGTTTCACTGTTTAAAGAGTTTATGACGAAGTTCAGATCATCTTTGAGAAGTCATAGCAATCTTTCTCTGCTCCTTATTACTATTGTCGCTCTGATTTTCTTCATTCAG TTTAGCATACTTGTGTTATTGGCCAGACCTCAACACATACATATGAACACTCCTGTAGACATCATGAACAGGATGAACAATGAGGTCACTAGAAGTCCTTCAGACATAGCGTGGCTGGAGAAAAGAATTCATCACCTCAAAGATGAAATGTACATGGTTGAGAGTAGGCTTGAAAGGATGCGGTATGaacatttacttttaaaaaagcaATTAAAGGACCTAGAACACTAG
- the LOC100805910 gene encoding protein VASCULAR ASSOCIATED DEATH 1, chloroplastic isoform X1, which yields MASTVVAAAARSDVPPRQPVVDPSPSSSPDNAANRSDSFNSSPNHFSDAEIQLQTPDVLKSEEYRQLFRLPQEEVLIEDFNCALQENLLIQGHMYLFVNFICFYSNIFGYETKKIIPFPEVTSVRRAKTAGLFPNAIEILAGNKKYFFASFLSRDEAFRIINEGWSRQGNGAIAIMEQKESMSESSSQENGFVAVENVKSSDITDNGSLSTDLSKDTTLTSIVGDDPVSTADSEKQCSVKQVAEPELNNDAPSAASVSWKWNEEDIDAPSILEAYTCVADSVFPMKVEDFFRYLFSDDALNFLESFRQKCGDKDFRCSPWHPQEKFGYARELSFQHPIKIYLGAKFGGCHEVQKFRVYRNSHLVIETSQEVSDVPYADYFRVEGLWSVERDKDESKECCTLRVYVNVAFSKKTIWKGKIIQSTIEECRDAYATWINMAHEMLKQKNLEKQAQNGEINLDREVKTRESSEGSPEQSNPTKILATSNAFDAATHNVGSHLQGNFIEPSSVSLFKEFMTKFRSSLRSHSNLSLLLITIVALIFFIQQFSILVLLARPQHIHMNTPVDIMNRMNNEVTRSPSDIAWLEKRIHHLKDEMYMVESRLERMRYEHLLLKKQLKDLEH from the exons ATGGCTTCCACGGTTGTTGCCGCCGCTGCCAGGAGTGACGTGCCGCCGCGGCAGCCGGTGGTGGATCCTTCGCCGTCGTCGTCCCCCGACAACGCCGCTAATCGGAGCGATTCCTTCAATTCCTCGCCCAACCACTTCTCCGATGCTGAAATTCAG ttaCAAACTCCAGACGTATTGAAGAGTGAAGAGTATCGACAATTGTTCCGTCTTCCACAGGAGGAA GTCCTTATTGAAGATTTTAATTGTGCCCTCCAGGAAAACCTACTTATTCAG GGTCATATGTACCTCTTTGTCAACTTCATTTGTTTCTACTCAAACATATTTGGATATGAGACAAAG AAAATAATCCCATTCCCTGAAGTCACGAGTGTAAGGAGGGCAAAGACGGCTGGGCTCTTTCCCAATGCCATTGAGATTCTTGCTGGAAACAAGAAG tACTTCTTTGCATCCTTCCTATCCCGTGATGAAGCTTTCAGGATTATTAATGAGGGATGGTCGCGACAGGGCAATGGAGCCATAGCAATTATGGAACAGAAG GAATCAATGTCTGAGTCCAGCAGCCAAGAGAATGGATTTGTAGCTGTTGAAAATGTCAAAAGTTCTGATATAACTGACAACGGATCACTTTCTACTGATCT GAGCAAAGATACGACGCTTACATCCATTGTTGGGGATGATCCTGTATCGACGGCAGATTCAGAGAAGCAATGCAGTGTAAAACAGGTTGCTGAACCTGAACTGAATAATGATGCCCCAAGTGCTGCAAGTGTGAGTTGGAAGTGGAACGAGGAGGATATTGATGCCCCATCAA TTCTTGAAGCATATACATGTGTTGCAGATTCAGTGTTTCCG ATGAAGGTTGAAGACTTCTTTAGGTACTTATTCTCAGATGATGCTCTAaattttcttgagtcttttcgCCAAAAGTGTGGTGATAAAG aCTTTAGGTGTTCTCCGTGGCATCCTCAAGAGAAATTTGGGTATGCTCGTGAACTGTCATTTCAACATccaataaaaatttatcttg GAGCGAAATTTGGTGGCTGCCATGAGGTCCAGAAATTTCGTGTTTATAGGAACAG TCATTTGGTTATCGAGACGTCGCAAGAAGTCAGTGATGTACCTTATGCAGATTATTTCCGGGTTGAG GGACTGTGGAGTGtagagagagacaaggatgaaTCAAAAGAATGCTGCACTTTGCGGGTATATGTGAATGTggcattttctaaaaaaactatttggAAAG GCAAAATAATACAATCAACAATTGAAGAATGTCGAGATGCTTATGCGACATGGATAAACATG GCACATGAAATGTTGAAGCAGAAGAACCTTGAAAAACAAG CTCAAAATGGTGAAATCAATTTAGATAGAGAAGTGAAGACTAGAGAATCTTCAGAAGGGTCACCGGAGCAAAGTAACCCTACAAAGATACTAGCTACATCCAATGCCTTTGATGCTGCTACCCACAATGTCGGCTCTCACTTGCAGGGAAATTTCATCGAACCATCATCTGTTTCACTGTTTAAAGAGTTTATGACGAAGTTCAGATCATCTTTGAGAAGTCATAGCAATCTTTCTCTGCTCCTTATTACTATTGTCGCTCTGATTTTCTTCATTCAG CAGTTTAGCATACTTGTGTTATTGGCCAGACCTCAACACATACATATGAACACTCCTGTAGACATCATGAACAGGATGAACAATGAGGTCACTAGAAGTCCTTCAGACATAGCGTGGCTGGAGAAAAGAATTCATCACCTCAAAGATGAAATGTACATGGTTGAGAGTAGGCTTGAAAGGATGCGGTATGaacatttacttttaaaaaagcaATTAAAGGACCTAGAACACTAG
- the LOC100805910 gene encoding protein VASCULAR ASSOCIATED DEATH 1, chloroplastic isoform X3: MYLFVNFICFYSNIFGYETKKIIPFPEVTSVRRAKTAGLFPNAIEILAGNKKYFFASFLSRDEAFRIINEGWSRQGNGAIAIMEQKESMSESSSQENGFVAVENVKSSDITDNGSLSTDLSKDTTLTSIVGDDPVSTADSEKQCSVKQVAEPELNNDAPSAASVSWKWNEEDIDAPSILEAYTCVADSVFPMKVEDFFRYLFSDDALNFLESFRQKCGDKDFRCSPWHPQEKFGYARELSFQHPIKIYLGAKFGGCHEVQKFRVYRNSHLVIETSQEVSDVPYADYFRVEGLWSVERDKDESKECCTLRVYVNVAFSKKTIWKGKIIQSTIEECRDAYATWINMAHEMLKQKNLEKQAQNGEINLDREVKTRESSEGSPEQSNPTKILATSNAFDAATHNVGSHLQGNFIEPSSVSLFKEFMTKFRSSLRSHSNLSLLLITIVALIFFIQQFSILVLLARPQHIHMNTPVDIMNRMNNEVTRSPSDIAWLEKRIHHLKDEMYMVESRLERMRYEHLLLKKQLKDLEH; the protein is encoded by the exons ATGTACCTCTTTGTCAACTTCATTTGTTTCTACTCAAACATATTTGGATATGAGACAAAG AAAATAATCCCATTCCCTGAAGTCACGAGTGTAAGGAGGGCAAAGACGGCTGGGCTCTTTCCCAATGCCATTGAGATTCTTGCTGGAAACAAGAAG tACTTCTTTGCATCCTTCCTATCCCGTGATGAAGCTTTCAGGATTATTAATGAGGGATGGTCGCGACAGGGCAATGGAGCCATAGCAATTATGGAACAGAAG GAATCAATGTCTGAGTCCAGCAGCCAAGAGAATGGATTTGTAGCTGTTGAAAATGTCAAAAGTTCTGATATAACTGACAACGGATCACTTTCTACTGATCT GAGCAAAGATACGACGCTTACATCCATTGTTGGGGATGATCCTGTATCGACGGCAGATTCAGAGAAGCAATGCAGTGTAAAACAGGTTGCTGAACCTGAACTGAATAATGATGCCCCAAGTGCTGCAAGTGTGAGTTGGAAGTGGAACGAGGAGGATATTGATGCCCCATCAA TTCTTGAAGCATATACATGTGTTGCAGATTCAGTGTTTCCG ATGAAGGTTGAAGACTTCTTTAGGTACTTATTCTCAGATGATGCTCTAaattttcttgagtcttttcgCCAAAAGTGTGGTGATAAAG aCTTTAGGTGTTCTCCGTGGCATCCTCAAGAGAAATTTGGGTATGCTCGTGAACTGTCATTTCAACATccaataaaaatttatcttg GAGCGAAATTTGGTGGCTGCCATGAGGTCCAGAAATTTCGTGTTTATAGGAACAG TCATTTGGTTATCGAGACGTCGCAAGAAGTCAGTGATGTACCTTATGCAGATTATTTCCGGGTTGAG GGACTGTGGAGTGtagagagagacaaggatgaaTCAAAAGAATGCTGCACTTTGCGGGTATATGTGAATGTggcattttctaaaaaaactatttggAAAG GCAAAATAATACAATCAACAATTGAAGAATGTCGAGATGCTTATGCGACATGGATAAACATG GCACATGAAATGTTGAAGCAGAAGAACCTTGAAAAACAAG CTCAAAATGGTGAAATCAATTTAGATAGAGAAGTGAAGACTAGAGAATCTTCAGAAGGGTCACCGGAGCAAAGTAACCCTACAAAGATACTAGCTACATCCAATGCCTTTGATGCTGCTACCCACAATGTCGGCTCTCACTTGCAGGGAAATTTCATCGAACCATCATCTGTTTCACTGTTTAAAGAGTTTATGACGAAGTTCAGATCATCTTTGAGAAGTCATAGCAATCTTTCTCTGCTCCTTATTACTATTGTCGCTCTGATTTTCTTCATTCAG CAGTTTAGCATACTTGTGTTATTGGCCAGACCTCAACACATACATATGAACACTCCTGTAGACATCATGAACAGGATGAACAATGAGGTCACTAGAAGTCCTTCAGACATAGCGTGGCTGGAGAAAAGAATTCATCACCTCAAAGATGAAATGTACATGGTTGAGAGTAGGCTTGAAAGGATGCGGTATGaacatttacttttaaaaaagcaATTAAAGGACCTAGAACACTAG